A region from the Vulpes lagopus strain Blue_001 chromosome 5, ASM1834538v1, whole genome shotgun sequence genome encodes:
- the PDIA6 gene encoding protein disulfide-isomerase A6 has product MARLVLGLMSCTFFLAANGLYSSSDDVIELTPSNFNREVIQSDNLWLVEFYAPWCGHCQRLTPEWKKVATALKDVVKVGAVDADKHQSLGGQYGVQGFPTIKIFGSNKNRPEDYQGSRTGEAIVDAALGALRQLVKDRLGGRGGGYSSGKQGRSESSNKKDVIELTDDSFDKNVLDSDDVWMVEFYAPWCGHCKNLEPEWAAAATEVKEQTKGKVKLAAVDATVNQLLASRYGIRGFPTIKIFQKGESPMEYEGGRTRSDIVSRALDLFSENAPPPELLEIINEDIAKKTCEEHQLCVVAVLPHILDTGAAGRNSYLEVLLKLADKYKKKMWGWLWTEAGAQSELENALGIGGFGYPAMAAINARKMKFALLKGSFSEQGINEFLRELSFGRGSTAPVGGGAFPTISTREPWDGKDGELPVEDDIDLSDVELDDLERDEL; this is encoded by the exons ATGGCTCGCCTGGTGCTGG GTCTGATGAGCTGCACCTTCTTCCTAGCAGCAAACGGTCTTTATTCCTCCAGCGATGATGTGATTGAACTAACACCATCAAATTTCAACCGGGAAGTTATTCAAAGTGATAATTTGTGGTTGGTAGAATTCTATGCTCCATG GTGTGGCCACTGCCAGAGGCTGACACCAGAATGGAAGAAGGTAGCAACTGCATTAAAA gaTGTTGTCAAAGTTGGTGCAGTGGATGCAGATAAACATCAGTCTCTGGGAGGTCAATATGGTGTTCAGGGATTTCCTACTATTAAGATTTTTGGATCCAACAAAAACAGACCAGAAGATTATCAGG GGAGCAGAACTGGTGAAGCCATTGTGGATGCTGCTCTTGGTGCTTTGCGCCAGCTTGTGAAGGACCGCCTTGGAGGAAGGGGTGGCGGATACAGTTCTGGAAAACAA GGTAGGAGTGAAAGTTCAAATAAGAAGGATGTGATCGAGCTCACAGACGACAGCTTCGATAAGAATGTCCTCGATAGTGACGATGTTTGGATGGTTGAATTCTATGCTCCTTGGTGTGGACACTGCAAAAA CCTCGAGCCCGAATGGGCTGCTGCAGCTACAGAGGTGAAAGAGCAGACGAAGGGAAAAGTGAAGCTTGCAGCTGTGGATGCCACGGTTAACCAGCTTCTGGCCAGCCGATACGGG attaGGGGGTTTCCTACAATCAAGATATTTCAGAAGGGAGAGTCTCCTATGGAATATGAGGGAGGACGGACACGATCTGACATCGTCTCCCGGGCCCTGGATTTGTTTTCTGAGAATGCCCCGCCCCCTGAGCTGCTTGAG ATCATCAATGAGGACATTGCTAAGAAGACCTGTGAGGAGCATCAGCTCTGTGTCGTAGCCGTGCTGCCCCACATTCTGGATACTG GAGCTGCTGGCAGAAATTCTTACTTAGAAGTTCTTCTGAAGTTGGcagacaaatacaaaaagaaaatgtgggg GTGGCTGTGGACAGAAGCTGGAGCCCAGTCGGAACTTGAAAATGCATTGGGGATTGGAGGGTTTGGCTACCCGGCCATGGCTGCCATTAATGCCCGCAAGATGAAATTTGCTCTTCTAAAAGGGTCTTTCAGCGAGCAAGGCATTAACGAGTTTCTCAG ggagctctcTTTTGGGCGTGGATCTACAGCTCCTGTCGGAGGTGGGGCTTTCCCCACCATCAGCACCAGAGAGCCTTGGGACGGCAAGGATGGCGAG CTTCCCGTGGAAGACGACATTGACCTCAGTGACGTGGAGCTGGACGATTTGGAAAGAGATGAGCTGTGA